The Candidatus Desulfarcum epimagneticum genome contains a region encoding:
- the murE gene encoding UDP-N-acetylmuramoyl-L-alanyl-D-glutamate--2, 6-diaminopimelate ligase → MKLSRLIRRMDSLGLVAGPFPEKDPDVGAIHHRSGDVRPGGLFVAVPGFLSDGHDHIVEALDRGAAAVAGQRSVIEKKKILIPGTPLVQTEDSRKALGAISAEFYGDPSKSLKVIGITGTNGKTTTSFILESVLKAAGLNPGVIGTVDCRYMGRTIETRTTTPESADLQRMMAEMLKGGATHVVLEVSSHAVDLSRIFGCRFDAGVFTNLTRDHLDYHKTMDGYWRCKKRFFTDFIAKSGKKDSAAIINRRDPRGRELFRELGEGVGRPRLVSTGFGEGDMVRPLDFEIHSSGISGRAAVPGGSFALESGLAGRHNLENILCAAGAAHALGIPPRAMEEGIRRLKSAPGRLERVENDRGLFIYVDYAHTPDALENVLSTLKNLGTGRLVCVFGCGGDRDVEKRPMMGRISGRLADLSIITSDNPRTEDPDRIMAHVEKGAAQTCPKMYDPGTLKRLGFSEKGRALEPDREKAIRLAIDASRPGDVILIAGKGHEDYQIIGDKKIPFDDKKKVLEAIGGPGAGGGG, encoded by the coding sequence TTGAAACTTTCCCGTCTTATTCGGCGTATGGATTCTTTGGGGCTTGTCGCGGGGCCTTTCCCGGAAAAGGACCCGGATGTGGGCGCCATTCATCACCGGTCCGGGGATGTGCGTCCGGGGGGTCTGTTTGTGGCGGTTCCCGGGTTTTTAAGTGACGGCCATGACCATATCGTCGAGGCCCTGGACCGGGGGGCCGCGGCCGTGGCGGGCCAGAGATCGGTCATTGAAAAAAAGAAAATCTTGATCCCGGGGACGCCGCTGGTCCAAACAGAGGATTCCCGAAAGGCTTTGGGCGCGATTTCCGCCGAATTTTATGGGGACCCGTCCAAAAGCCTGAAAGTGATCGGGATCACGGGGACCAACGGGAAGACCACCACGTCCTTTATTCTGGAGAGCGTCCTGAAGGCCGCCGGACTCAACCCGGGCGTCATCGGGACCGTGGACTGCCGTTATATGGGCCGGACGATTGAAACCCGGACCACCACCCCGGAGTCCGCCGATCTCCAAAGGATGATGGCCGAAATGCTCAAAGGAGGCGCCACCCATGTGGTTCTGGAGGTCTCGTCCCACGCCGTGGATTTGAGCCGGATATTCGGCTGCCGCTTTGACGCGGGGGTTTTCACGAACCTGACCCGGGACCATCTGGACTATCACAAGACCATGGACGGGTACTGGCGCTGCAAAAAACGGTTTTTCACCGATTTTATCGCGAAAAGCGGGAAAAAAGATTCCGCCGCGATCATCAACCGCCGGGACCCCAGGGGCCGGGAGCTTTTCCGGGAGCTGGGCGAGGGCGTCGGCCGGCCCCGGCTGGTTTCGACGGGATTCGGCGAGGGCGACATGGTCCGGCCCCTGGATTTTGAGATTCATTCCTCGGGCATTTCAGGACGCGCGGCGGTTCCGGGCGGGTCTTTCGCCCTGGAGTCCGGGCTCGCGGGGCGGCACAACCTGGAGAACATCCTGTGCGCCGCGGGCGCGGCCCACGCCCTGGGAATCCCGCCTCGGGCCATGGAGGAGGGAATCCGAAGGCTGAAGTCGGCGCCCGGGCGGCTGGAGCGCGTGGAAAATGACCGGGGGCTTTTCATCTATGTGGATTACGCCCACACCCCGGACGCCCTTGAAAACGTCCTGTCCACTTTGAAAAACCTGGGGACCGGGCGGCTTGTCTGCGTGTTCGGGTGCGGGGGGGATCGGGATGTGGAAAAAAGGCCCATGATGGGGCGGATATCCGGAAGGCTGGCGGATCTGTCCATCATCACGTCGGACAATCCCAGGACCGAGGACCCGGACCGGATCATGGCCCATGTGGAAAAGGGCGCCGCTCAGACATGCCCCAAAATGTATGATCCCGGCACGCTTAAACGGCTCGGTTTTTCGGAAAAGGGTCGGGCGCTGGAGCCCGACCGGGAAAAGGCCATCCGGCTGGCCATTGACGCCTCCAGGCCCGGCGATGTCATTCTCATCGCTGGAAAGGGGCACGAGGATTATCAGATCATCGGGGACAAAAAGATTCCTTTTGACGACAAAAAAAAGGTTCTGGAGGCCATCGGCGGCCCCGGGGCCGGCGGCGGGGGGTGA
- a CDS encoding UDP-N-acetylmuramoyl-L-alanyl-D-glutamate--2, 6-diaminopimelate ligase / UDP-N-acetylmuramoyl-tripeptide--D-alanyl-D-alanine ligase (fragment), producing the protein MEQTPEWTLEEIIKGSRGERICGDLESVFAGVSIDSRSLRPDDLFVAVKGESHDGHAFLSRAEEKGARGFLIKEGGAKAPVLEKWRRKGLAAAAVSDTTRALGALGAFNLARSGASVVAVTGSNGKTTTRNMTAAIARRRFRTLATAGNMNNHIGLPLTLLKLSRRHEWAVLEMGMNHPGEIGYLAGLCRPAVGVITNTGPAHLEGVGSLEGVAHAKGELLENLQPGGWAVLNADDPRVDILAEKAGEKVLYFGLSKTAAVRAGSIKKKGSAFSFDLALPGESLRVRLNVPGRFMIANALAAAGAAHLMGISGEDIRTGLEDFRPEPGRMSVRKAGEISVVDDTYNANPASVAAAISALGELAGAGGKFFVLGDMMELGERAESMHREAGLAVAKAGAEGLCVSGRFAAAAAGGAREGGLDPGRIFRGTRDEIAAYIKKSLKPGDWVLVKGSRAAGMERVVEKLLETDPKKTDIKAD; encoded by the coding sequence TTGGAGCAAACCCCTGAATGGACCCTGGAAGAGATCATCAAGGGCTCCCGTGGGGAGCGGATATGCGGGGACCTTGAAAGCGTGTTCGCCGGCGTGTCCATCGATTCCCGCTCCCTGCGCCCCGACGATCTGTTCGTGGCCGTCAAGGGGGAGTCCCATGACGGGCATGCGTTTCTTTCCCGGGCCGAAGAAAAAGGCGCCCGGGGCTTTTTGATTAAAGAGGGCGGGGCCAAGGCGCCGGTTTTGGAAAAGTGGCGCCGGAAAGGGCTGGCGGCGGCGGCCGTTTCGGACACGACCCGGGCGCTGGGGGCGCTGGGGGCCTTCAACCTGGCCCGGTCCGGGGCGTCGGTGGTCGCGGTGACGGGATCCAACGGCAAAACCACCACCCGGAACATGACCGCCGCCATCGCCCGGAGACGGTTTCGGACCCTGGCCACGGCCGGCAACATGAACAACCATATCGGGCTGCCTTTGACCCTGCTTAAGCTTTCCCGGCGCCATGAGTGGGCGGTTCTGGAGATGGGCATGAATCATCCCGGGGAAATCGGATACCTGGCGGGCCTGTGCCGCCCCGCCGTGGGAGTGATCACCAACACGGGCCCGGCCCACCTGGAGGGGGTGGGGTCTCTGGAGGGCGTGGCCCATGCCAAGGGAGAGCTGCTGGAAAATCTTCAGCCCGGGGGATGGGCCGTTCTCAACGCCGATGATCCGCGGGTGGACATCCTGGCGGAAAAAGCCGGGGAGAAGGTTTTGTATTTCGGTCTTTCAAAGACAGCGGCGGTGAGAGCCGGGTCCATTAAAAAAAAAGGATCGGCCTTTTCCTTCGACCTGGCGCTTCCGGGGGAGAGCCTTCGGGTCCGTTTGAATGTCCCGGGGCGCTTCATGATCGCCAACGCCCTGGCGGCGGCCGGCGCGGCCCATCTGATGGGGATTTCCGGTGAGGATATCCGGACGGGCCTGGAGGATTTCAGGCCGGAGCCGGGGCGGATGAGCGTTCGAAAGGCCGGAGAAATTTCGGTGGTGGACGACACCTACAACGCCAACCCGGCCTCTGTGGCGGCGGCCATCTCCGCCCTTGGCGAGCTGGCCGGGGCCGGAGGAAAATTTTTCGTCCTGGGCGACATGATGGAGTTGGGCGAGCGCGCCGAATCCATGCACCGGGAGGCGGGATTGGCCGTCGCCAAAGCCGGGGCCGAAGGTCTGTGCGTCTCGGGCCGGTTCGCCGCGGCCGCGGCCGGTGGGGCGAGGGAAGGCGGTCTGGATCCCGGGCGGATTTTTCGCGGAACCCGGGACGAGATCGCCGCGTATATAAAAAAAAGTCTCAAACCCGGCGACTGGGTCCTGGTCAAAGGCTCAAGGGCGGCGGGAATGGAGCGGGTCGTTGAAAAACTTCTGGAGACGGACCCGAAAAAGACAGACATCAAGGCGGATTGA
- the mraY gene encoding phospho-N-acetylmuramoyl-pentapeptide transferase (Evidence 2a : Function from experimental evidences in other organisms; PubMedId : 10564498, 215212, 2179861; Product type e : enzyme), translated as MLYHLLYPLHEYFSVFNVFRYITFRTIYACLVAFLICFIMGPAFIEALRKMQVRQYIRSNGPKSHLDKAGTPTMGGLLILFAVALSTLLWADLTNPHIWIALLSAVGYGAIGFADDYLMQIKKRSKGLNVRNKFLLQGVLGLAVGTLVYLTPDFSTRVAAPFFKNVSPDLGWGYILFAAFVIVSASNAVNLTDGLDGLAIGPVTIAAGTYMIFAYVAGHAGIAEYLQINYVRGCGELTIFCGAMAGAGLGFLWFNSYPAEIFMGDVGSLSLGAMLGTVAVITKQEALLVLVGGLFVIEALSVIFQVGFFKMTRGRRIFKMAPLHHHFELKGWSEPKIIVRFWIIALALALISMSALKLR; from the coding sequence ATGCTGTATCATCTTTTATACCCCCTTCACGAATATTTTTCGGTTTTCAATGTGTTTCGCTACATCACATTCAGAACCATATACGCGTGCCTGGTGGCTTTTCTGATTTGCTTTATCATGGGGCCCGCGTTCATCGAGGCCCTTCGAAAGATGCAGGTGCGTCAGTATATCCGCTCAAACGGCCCCAAATCCCACCTGGACAAGGCCGGGACCCCCACCATGGGGGGACTTTTGATTCTTTTTGCAGTGGCCCTTTCCACGCTCTTGTGGGCCGATTTGACCAATCCCCACATCTGGATCGCGCTTCTGTCCGCCGTGGGCTACGGCGCCATCGGATTTGCGGACGATTACCTGATGCAGATCAAAAAAAGGAGCAAGGGACTGAATGTCAGGAACAAATTCCTGCTCCAGGGGGTCCTGGGCCTCGCGGTGGGGACCCTGGTTTACCTGACGCCGGACTTTTCCACCCGGGTCGCGGCGCCTTTTTTCAAAAATGTCTCCCCGGATCTGGGGTGGGGATACATTCTGTTCGCGGCCTTTGTCATCGTGTCGGCCTCCAACGCCGTCAATCTCACCGACGGCCTGGACGGACTGGCCATCGGGCCTGTGACCATCGCGGCCGGGACCTACATGATTTTCGCCTATGTGGCGGGGCACGCGGGGATCGCGGAGTATCTCCAGATCAATTATGTCAGAGGCTGCGGGGAGCTGACCATTTTCTGCGGGGCCATGGCCGGGGCCGGCCTGGGATTTTTATGGTTCAATTCCTACCCCGCTGAGATTTTCATGGGGGATGTGGGCTCCCTTTCCCTGGGCGCCATGCTGGGGACTGTGGCGGTCATCACCAAGCAGGAGGCGCTTCTGGTCCTGGTGGGGGGTCTTTTTGTCATCGAGGCCCTGTCCGTGATATTCCAGGTGGGGTTTTTCAAAATGACCCGGGGACGGCGGATTTTTAAAATGGCCCCCCTTCATCACCATTTTGAATTAAAAGGGTGGAGCGAGCCCAAGATCATCGTTCGTTTCTGGATCATCGCGCTGGCGCTGGCCCTGATTTCCATGAGCGCCCTGAAATTGAGATAA
- the murD gene encoding UDP-N-acetylmuramoylalanine--D-glutamate ligase, which produces MKKMSVAGKKFLVAGLGKSGLAAARFLKDRGGRVTAADSAGPEKLGRFFEAAREAGIALELAERFNAAFEDAERIVISPGIPHDIEPVQRARERGVSVIGEIELASRFIPAPIAAITGTNGKTTVATLVGRMLEESGARVYVGGNIGTPLIDCAGSHEKYDVVVAEISSFQLETVETFKPKTAVMLNITEDHLDRHRDMDTYAGAKARIFENQDSTDFAVLNGFDPQVLERAAGVRSTSLVFGGGKGFDGAAALQGKRIVFGPAVKRLPGFARARDIDLGQAGLVGRHNHENIAASFLAAAASGGTFEGALAALESFGGLPHRIQRVGAVDGADYYNDSKATNADAALRALEAFDRPVVLIMGGRDKNADFAVLSEAIRKRVKTLVVMGEAAKKIESALGYPAPIKRAGSMEEAVFMAHGAARPGDVVLLSPGCASFDMYESYAARGEDFARAVHEIKGRRHVEDRD; this is translated from the coding sequence TTGAAGAAGATGAGCGTCGCGGGAAAAAAATTTCTGGTGGCGGGCTTGGGAAAATCAGGTCTGGCGGCGGCCCGGTTTTTAAAAGACCGGGGCGGGCGGGTGACGGCGGCGGACTCGGCCGGACCCGAAAAACTGGGCCGGTTCTTCGAGGCGGCCCGCGAGGCGGGGATCGCCCTGGAGCTGGCGGAGCGTTTCAACGCCGCCTTTGAGGACGCCGAGCGCATCGTCATCAGCCCGGGAATTCCCCATGACATTGAGCCGGTTCAAAGGGCCCGGGAAAGGGGGGTTTCCGTGATCGGGGAGATTGAGCTGGCCTCCCGGTTCATCCCGGCCCCCATCGCGGCCATCACGGGGACCAACGGAAAAACCACCGTCGCCACCCTCGTGGGGCGGATGCTTGAGGAGTCCGGGGCCCGGGTGTATGTGGGGGGCAACATCGGGACCCCTTTGATCGACTGCGCCGGCTCCCATGAAAAATACGACGTCGTGGTGGCCGAGATCAGCAGTTTTCAGCTTGAGACGGTGGAGACCTTTAAGCCGAAGACGGCGGTCATGCTCAATATCACCGAAGACCATCTGGACCGGCACCGGGACATGGACACGTACGCCGGGGCCAAGGCGCGGATATTTGAGAACCAGGATTCAACCGATTTCGCCGTGTTAAACGGATTTGATCCGCAGGTTCTTGAAAGGGCCGCGGGCGTCCGCTCAACGTCCCTCGTGTTCGGGGGCGGGAAGGGTTTTGACGGCGCGGCGGCCCTCCAGGGGAAAAGAATCGTTTTCGGGCCGGCCGTGAAAAGGCTTCCGGGATTCGCCCGGGCCCGGGACATTGATCTTGGACAGGCCGGACTCGTCGGACGGCACAACCATGAAAACATCGCGGCCTCATTCCTGGCCGCGGCCGCGTCCGGGGGGACCTTCGAAGGGGCGCTGGCCGCCCTGGAAAGCTTCGGGGGGCTTCCCCACCGGATCCAGCGAGTGGGGGCCGTTGACGGGGCGGATTATTACAACGACTCCAAGGCCACCAACGCGGACGCCGCGTTAAGGGCGCTGGAGGCCTTTGACCGTCCCGTGGTCCTGATTATGGGAGGGCGGGACAAAAACGCCGATTTCGCCGTCCTTTCGGAGGCGATCCGGAAAAGGGTGAAGACCCTCGTCGTCATGGGCGAGGCCGCCAAAAAGATCGAGTCCGCGCTGGGGTACCCGGCGCCGATCAAACGGGCGGGGTCCATGGAAGAGGCGGTTTTCATGGCGCATGGGGCCGCAAGGCCCGGGGACGTGGTCCTTCTGTCCCCGGGCTGCGCCAGTTTTGACATGTACGAAAGCTACGCCGCGCGGGGAGAGGATTTCGCCCGCGCCGTCCATGAAATCAAGGGGAGGCGACATGTCGAAGATCGGGATTGA
- the ftsW gene encoding putative peptidoglycan glycosyltransferase FtsW (Evidence 3 : Putative function from multiple computational evidences): protein MSKIGIDRDVPGTMSYDLKLLFPVLCLAGIGVVMVFSASSALAGQKFGSHYYFLKRQAFFLGLGSGVLFLCRHIPYGLFKLAAYPLLALSAIFLAALHVPFLGYAAAGSTRWLDLGLFSFQPSEMARFAMIVFLASSMSKNPDSIKRFSSGFLPHMIALGVFTALIFMEPDFGSAVILAAVTWIMLFVGGGRLRHLAGSLALLLPVFFFFMINAQYRVKRILTFLNPWENSAGDGYQIVHSLMAFGSGGIWGMGIGKGYQKLFYLPEPHTDFIFSVIGEEMGLAGALFILALYSVIVWQGIKVSLHAKDAFGSFLSMGLITAIGLQACVNMAMTMGLLPTKGLALPFLSYGGTSLLINMASVGILMNIGANQEKKAYEKR, encoded by the coding sequence ATGTCGAAGATCGGGATTGACCGGGATGTCCCGGGGACCATGTCATACGACTTAAAACTTCTGTTTCCGGTTCTTTGCCTGGCCGGAATCGGGGTGGTGATGGTGTTCAGCGCAAGCTCGGCCCTGGCGGGACAGAAGTTCGGCTCCCACTACTATTTTTTGAAGAGACAGGCTTTTTTCCTGGGCCTGGGGTCGGGCGTCCTTTTTTTATGCCGCCACATTCCCTATGGGCTTTTCAAGCTCGCGGCCTACCCCCTTCTGGCGCTGTCCGCGATTTTCCTGGCGGCTCTTCACGTCCCTTTTTTGGGATACGCCGCCGCCGGATCCACCCGCTGGCTGGATTTGGGGCTTTTTTCTTTTCAGCCCTCGGAGATGGCGCGTTTTGCCATGATCGTGTTTCTGGCTTCGTCCATGAGCAAAAATCCGGATTCCATCAAACGGTTTTCCTCCGGATTCCTGCCCCATATGATCGCGCTGGGCGTCTTTACGGCCCTGATATTCATGGAGCCGGACTTCGGCTCCGCCGTGATCCTGGCGGCGGTGACATGGATCATGCTCTTTGTGGGCGGGGGGCGTCTGCGCCATCTGGCGGGATCGCTGGCGCTTCTTTTGCCGGTGTTTTTCTTTTTTATGATCAACGCCCAGTACCGGGTCAAGCGTATTTTGACGTTTTTAAATCCCTGGGAAAATTCCGCCGGGGACGGCTACCAGATCGTCCATTCCCTCATGGCCTTCGGTAGCGGCGGAATATGGGGAATGGGGATCGGCAAAGGATATCAGAAACTGTTTTACCTGCCCGAGCCCCACACCGATTTTATTTTTTCGGTCATCGGCGAGGAAATGGGGCTGGCCGGCGCTTTGTTCATCCTGGCCCTTTATTCGGTCATTGTCTGGCAGGGGATCAAGGTGTCCCTCCATGCCAAAGACGCCTTTGGATCGTTTTTGTCCATGGGGCTCATCACCGCCATCGGGCTTCAGGCCTGCGTCAATATGGCCATGACCATGGGGCTGCTTCCCACAAAGGGGCTGGCGCTGCCCTTTTTGAGCTACGGCGGGACTTCCCTTCTCATTAACATGGCCTCTGTGGGGATACTGATGAATATCGGGGCCAACCAGGAGAAAAAGGCTTATGAAAAGCGCTGA
- the murG gene encoding UDP-N-acetylglucosamine--N-acetylmuramyl-(pentapeptide) pyrophosphoryl-undecaprenol N-acetylglucosamine transferase gives MKSADHGKKDRPLAVVIAGGGTGGHLFPAISLAEAFQDKAPGVRILFVNTGNAFETKTLSREGFSFQKIPARGLKGKGLAGRFKTLMILPRGIFRSISILRAFRPDLVVGVGGYSSGPAGLAAKFLGIPLALHEQNILPGIANRFLSLFAARVYVSFDDTRLSSGKAFLPAINPARVLVTGNPIRRRMRKGIGHGKKNGGAFRVLILGGSQGARAINEAVMDALGLFKEDESVFLTHQTGEKDAAEVAAAYRRSQTPGRVRAFFHDMDRRYAEADLILCRAGAGTVSEIAAMGKAAVFVPFPFAADNHQVLNAMSMKEKGAAEIIFQDDLTGPRIYEMIKSYQSDRRPLLEMAKKAGETGRPEAADRIVEDCLRLTGRL, from the coding sequence ATGAAAAGCGCTGATCACGGAAAAAAAGACCGGCCCCTGGCCGTGGTCATCGCCGGGGGGGGCACCGGGGGGCATCTTTTCCCGGCCATCAGCCTGGCCGAGGCGTTTCAGGACAAGGCGCCCGGCGTCCGGATTCTTTTCGTGAACACGGGCAATGCGTTTGAGACGAAAACCCTGTCCAGGGAGGGATTTTCCTTTCAAAAAATACCGGCCCGGGGGCTGAAAGGAAAGGGCCTGGCGGGTCGGTTTAAAACGCTCATGATCCTTCCCCGGGGAATCTTCCGGTCGATTTCGATTTTAAGGGCCTTTCGCCCCGACCTCGTGGTGGGCGTGGGGGGGTATTCGTCGGGGCCCGCGGGCCTGGCCGCGAAATTTTTGGGGATTCCCCTGGCGCTGCACGAGCAGAACATCCTGCCGGGGATCGCCAACCGGTTTTTGTCCCTTTTCGCGGCCCGGGTCTATGTGTCTTTTGACGACACGCGCCTGTCGTCCGGAAAGGCGTTTTTGCCCGCCATTAATCCGGCCCGGGTTCTTGTGACCGGGAATCCCATCCGGAGGCGGATGCGAAAGGGAATCGGGCATGGGAAAAAAAACGGCGGGGCGTTTCGTGTCCTGATCCTCGGGGGAAGCCAGGGCGCCCGCGCCATCAACGAGGCGGTCATGGACGCCCTGGGACTTTTCAAAGAGGATGAAAGCGTTTTTTTGACCCACCAGACCGGGGAAAAAGACGCCGCGGAAGTGGCGGCGGCTTACCGGCGAAGCCAAACGCCGGGCCGGGTCCGGGCGTTTTTTCATGACATGGATCGGCGCTACGCCGAAGCCGATTTGATCCTTTGCCGGGCCGGGGCCGGGACGGTGTCGGAAATCGCGGCCATGGGAAAAGCGGCTGTTTTTGTTCCGTTTCCCTTCGCCGCCGACAATCACCAGGTTTTAAACGCCATGTCCATGAAGGAAAAAGGCGCCGCTGAAATTATTTTCCAGGATGATTTGACCGGGCCGCGCATCTATGAGATGATAAAAAGTTATCAATCCGACCGGCGGCCCCTTCTGGAGATGGCGAAAAAGGCCGGGGAAACGGGGCGGCCCGAGGCGGCGGACCGGATTGTGGAGGATTGCCTCCGTCTGACGGGGCGGCTGTGA